A stretch of the Ictidomys tridecemlineatus isolate mIctTri1 chromosome 5, mIctTri1.hap1, whole genome shotgun sequence genome encodes the following:
- the Timm9 gene encoding mitochondrial import inner membrane translocase subunit Tim9 — protein sequence MAAQIPESDQIKQFREFLGTYNKLTETCFLDCVKDFTTREVKPEEITCSEHCLQKYLKMTQRISMRFQEYHIQQNEALAAKAGLLGQPR from the exons ATGGCTGCACAAATACCAGAATCTGATCAGATAAAACAG TTTAGGGAATTCCTTGGAACCTACAATAAACTTACAGAAACCTGCTTTTTGGACTGTGTAAAAGACTTTACAACAAGAGAAGTAAAACCTGAAGAG ATCACCTGTTCAGAACATTGcttacagaaatatttaaaaatgacacaAAGAATATCCATGAGATTTCAAGAATATCATATTCAGCAGAATGAAGCCCTGGCAGCCAAAGCAGGACTCCTTGGTCAACCACGATAA